catatgaagcaaccgcctctaaaacgattgtgggttttcccgaaccacgagaatattgccctttccaagcggtgggacaatccCTTCACTACCAATGCATATAATCGATGCTTCCTaccatcccgggaaatccacaAAGCTTTCCAATatgaagtagacgttgaagaccatccggtgttggtcttcttaggtactcatcgccgaacAAATTTATTATTGCTTTCACAAAAATTCCTACACATAACCGAGTAGTAGTTGCATCGAGCCTGGGGTATTCGTCGACCGTATCAAGTGCAAAATCATATGCCACCACACGAATAGCtgctgtacacttttgaagtgtaGAGAGACCGAGCCTTCTGATACCGTCTTTCTTTTGACCAAAGAATTGAACTTCATTGGAGAGACGATCAACAATATGCATGAACATTGGCTTGTTCATTCTGAATCTTCGTCGGAAAAGATTTTCAGGATATGTTGGAgtgtcactgaaataatcattccataaccgGAGATGGCCTTCTTCACGATTTCGTTCGATAAAAAATCGTTTTTTCTTGTCTTcctttcatcttcttgatcaccATGATCATTGATCAGATTCTCGAATGTTTGATCAATACGTTGATCGAAAGTTTCATAAATTGCCCTTTCGAAAGTGTTatgggaagaagatgccatGAGAGGTTTGTTTTAGATTCttgtttacaaaatataaattgtttcatatttataaagAGAATGGAGAGAAGAATATGGAGAGAAGAATGTGAGATAATAGAGAAAGAGAATGGAGAGAAAAAGATAACGTCGTGAGAAACTGAATGGAGAGAACAatgtgagaaagagaagaatTGTTTCAGATTTATAAAGTGTGGTTGTGATTACAAGTGTGTCCGTGACACACATACATTCTTGTGACACATACACATTCATTCTCGTGACACAAGAATACAACACACACATACAAATAgaaacaacacacacacaagaatACACTCTTTCACTGTCCTGTGACACAAGAATACAAAACTATTTTCATTACACCACAAGAATACAAGATATGGACGCTCGTGATTGATGACTAGATCtctctcaacaacaacaaataaaagaaaaagaaagacaaaCGTAATGCTTTCACGGGTGCTCCCAATGCTCCATGCTCTCACCTgaattagaaaaagaaagacaaaCGTAAATAAGCAGAACAATATTTATCAACGTAAACCAAGAACAATTAAAATGACAAGAGAATAACTTGCGTAAACAATCAAAGCATCAAACAAGTTAAACAGAAACAGAACAACAAACAGAAACGATAAAATACTTCTGAAGAGAAACATTAAAATCCAAACTCGAAATACTTCTGAAGAGAAACATTAAAATTCATTACATCACCAGAACAACAAACAGAAACATAAACTTAAACTCGATGAACTTAAGCAGAAACAGAACAACAAACATACAACTTAAACTCAAACAGACAACAAGTCATTAATCAACTTCGTCTTTAGAGCTTCCTCACACTCAGACAGTGGTTCTTTTTTTGCAATAAGACTGTCAAGCAGAGACATCTTGGACATCATTTCTTTCATGGCCAGATCCTGCTGTTTAATGGACCACATTGTCTGAAACTCAGACATCCCCTTCCCCTCAACCGTCATCTTCTTACCACGTGCCTTAACACCCGGGGGACGATTGGTGCTTTCATCAGCTTCAGAAGTCTTGCTTTCAGTTGCGTGAGATGTTGATGATTGTGTACCGTCGTCCAACTTCCTCTTTTTAGAGCTTCCATCCTGTTTTGAGCTTGAAAGATCACACCATTTCTGGTCATTGCGCAGCTCCATCCACGCATGCTCAAGGTTGAACTTCTTTTGATGGTTGTTGTAGAAGATCTCATGcgcttttttgagaacatcagtCTCATTTTGTCCGCCGGTCTTCTCCCTGGTTGCAGCTTCATACGAGCCACAGAACTTGCACACgaggttgttgatcttctgcACTGCTGCTTACAGTGCATCGGCTCTCTCCGTTCGCACCCTGTAACCTTCTGGCTTGCCTCCATGTAGGCTGCAATTCTTTTCCAGAAAGCACCTGATCTTTGCTTATTACCCACGATTGAATCTTTGCTCGTGTTTAACCATGAGCTGATGAGCACAATGTCATCTGTGGGCGTCCATTTCCTGCGTTCTCTGCGCTCTAGAAGACTCTCTGCACCGAGGTTGCAATCCAGGGTATATTGAGTTCCAAATACAGGAACTTCTGATGAACCAAAATCACTTTGTTGACTTTGAAGAAGATCAACAAAATTTGACCCACTCGTATATGGATTATAATCCATATCCGAATGTGTGAAAgacgagagaaagagaagaacaaGAGGAAGGAAGGTGTTTAGATGGAAGAGAAGATCGGAGAGAAGGTGTTTATGATAAGAAACAGAAGAAGCAATGCGTTTAATAGATGGAAGACGACTTGACATATATCTAAACACATTCATCACAACCCATAGACTTGACATATAGCAAACACATTTATCACCCTAAACCATAACTTCTATTTATTACTAACACAACCGAATCTAACCCTAACCAAAACATTTATTACACACGCTTCAATTCAAACAAGAATCAAAAGACATTAAGCAATTGAAAAGATCAAAGATAAATGTTTACATGTATTGAAATTGTTGCCCTTTTGCTTTCTTAACCTTGCTCATGTCTCTTTATCCATCAGACACAAAGACATAGACAAATCAAGAAGAATCACAAGATTGATATATTAAACTGATCAAAACTGTTCTTCATTCTCAAGATTCTAGATCATGACACCAAGCCACCTAACGAGAATCTACTAAACCAATAGGATCAAGAAGTACTAGATATGATGTTCATTGAATGGAAATTTTTACATTCACTCAAACAATCAAGGAAATGATCAAAACAGTGTGAAAGCTCTCCATCAACATCTCATTATTAGAAACGAGAATTGTATACAGAACCGAGAAGATCGATGTTGGTCGGGAAAATCAAATCTTACGCTTGCAGAGAAGATCGATTGTCTCTCCAGAGAATTAATGATTGTCTCTTCAGTGGAACTTCCATCTGCAACTGAAGAAATCAGATTTAACAGACTAAACATCAAACACGAAGAGGAAGGAGCAAAATCAAAGACATGCAAAATTCAggaattcaaaaataaaaaaattacttagcTTTGCTCATCGATTAAACTCAGCAGCAACCGACGATTCTCTTCGTAAAGGAGAACCACCGATTTTCTCTGTCGAGCCACCGAGATTTTCCGTCGCTGAGAGCCACCGAGATTCTTCGCCGAGGAGAGCCACCAATATCTCTTCGTCGAGGAGACCCACGAGATTCTTCGTCGGGGAGAGCCACCACCACCGAGATTCTTCGTCGACGAAATCCACCCACGAAATTTCTTCGAGGAGGCGACCACCGATCGTCTTCGTCGAGGAGTAGCAAGAGGCGTTTCGTTTCTTTTcctgttttctttttctctcaaatcacaaacccaataGCTCTTCTACACGTATCTAACAGGAACCACTTCTTCCAAGCCTTAATTAAGACCCGTTGCTTAAGTAATTAGCTTTTTTGTTAATCACTAATTACCTAAAAAACTCACTTAAGCAATCCCAATAAAAATGCTCTTAGGAGATTAAAAATGCTCTTAGGAGATTAGTCGGTTGGACTTAGGTCCAGAATACTCCAGTTATTAAAATAAAGTCAAGTTAGGCACGTGATTTGGGCATAAGTCCCACCTAAAAACTGTACTATTTTCTAGGTCAGATTTTAGTAATTATTCTGGATCAGTCCACAtctttattattgagaatttgATCAAATATGtgattttaattagtttatggTTGGAGTGTAAATTAAGAGTCTATAAAGCATACATCAAGGGTCCTTAACAAAAGGAATAAGAGTCTATAAAGCATAGATCAAGAGGGTCCTTAACAAAAGGAATGAGCTCAAAGCGGAAAGTTCACGACAAATTTACGAAGCAAATTCAGATTCACACATAGCGAATCAAAACGAGAAACAATTCTTAACTTAACACGTGGAATTAAAATGAGAAAAGGAGACAACTTCTGTTGTAAACAAGCAAATAAGGCTCCATCATCGCTCTGAACAAGAACCGGTTACTTACCATTCAAGCAAACCAGAACCCTTCAATTTCTCTACCACCAATCCATCTATTCGAGCTGCCATCTCCAGAGTCAAGTAGTTCTGCCAATCTCCGTTCTCACCCTTCCTAAAATACGCACTATTAGCATAGCTACAAGGACGGTCCTCCATATCTTTCTCCCCTTTGTTGGGTTCACGATTCTTCAACGTCTCGAAACTGCAAAGACTCACAACTTTCTCAACAACCATTTCACACTCTTCCTCAGCTGTGAATCCATAACCCATAAACTCAGCCAATCTCTTCACATACAGCAAGGGATCAGCTCTCATCTTCTCATACTTGAGGAACAAGATCTGATATGGATTCTCTTGGTAAGCTTTCCAGTACGTCAAGACATGGTCAAGATAAGGACCATTGCTAGATAAACCTCGACAGAACATATCAAAAGACTCCTCAAGACTATTGAGAGGGCCCTCGTCTGTCTTTTGCTTTTGATAGAAAATCCACATGGAGATGAAAGTGTCTTTAGGGTCTCTCCAGATGTAAACCATCTTACAACCAGATCTTGAAACCGACTCGGGTAATAATCCGTGCGGGAGATGAGTGGCAAACAGAgtgttctctttgtttttgagAGCATCAACGTTTGGGAAGAAAGCGAATTCGATCTCAATGAAAGGAATAAGCTCGTGAGGGTTACGTTTTAAGAGAGGGTTTGTTGAATCGTTGAAGCGAGATCGATTGGAGATTGCGAAAATGAGGGCTTTGAGCCAAGTGGTACCGTGGTACCTGTCTTTGGGTAGCTACAGAGGAGTAAGTCAGTAGGTCGTGCTTGGAAGAACTCTTGCGCGTACATGCAGCCTTCAATGCGAGGCTGTATCAGCCAGTGACCACCGTACTTGATCAAGGGATTTTTTGGTCTCCAGCCTTTCTCGTGAGGAAAGGTGGCGATGAGTTCTTGGTACCTTTTTTGATTCCTGTCGAATTCTGTAACTGATTCTGTCACGGTCTCTTCCTGGTTCGGTAAGGTAGTGTCGGTTACAGTTAATAAACCCATTGGAGAT
This genomic stretch from Brassica napus cultivar Da-Ae chromosome C9, Da-Ae, whole genome shotgun sequence harbors:
- the LOC125592502 gene encoding glutathione S-transferase T3-like, which gives rise to MDYNPYTSGSNFVDLLQSQQSDFGSSEVPVFGTQYTLDCNLGAESLLERRERRKWTPTDDIVLISSWLNTSKDSIVGNKQRSGAFWKRIAAYMEASQKVTGCERREPMHSATREKTGGQNETDVLKKAHEIFYNNHQKKFNLEHAWMELRNDQKWCDLSSSKQDGSSKKRKLDDGTQSSTSHATESKTSEADESTNRPPGVKARGKKMTVEGKGMSEFQTMWSIKQQDLAMKEMMSKMSLLDSLIAKKEPLSECEEALKTKLINDLLSV